The Acropora muricata isolate sample 2 chromosome 5, ASM3666990v1, whole genome shotgun sequence genome includes a window with the following:
- the LOC136917369 gene encoding uncharacterized protein, giving the protein MVETDASRAVASSRQNTGGTECGDFGHLSSTCTKPTDTSDEFSVKGGSNGVKGRLKSSFNFWVETLDASDFVLDMIRRGYRLPFAEYPSQCFLKNNRSALQHPGFVAEAITELLSNGCIVEHYVPPFCVNPLTVAEGKKLRLVIDLRHVNSYLVKPKFKYEDLRSLSQVLDEGHCFFTLDLRSGYHHLDSCPDHQKYLGFAWPFSGVTTVSVVNKCLPYGLILGEIFVIFVCHACFFYFSSTPQLVIAHLSVSSHFDVLQSGIWREANSLVDPSLRRLVPNLLHLQLESRAPSTVQKYRSGWQRWRQWAASKVAVQIIPAKPLHVALFISELTVISVSNNTGISSIESVLYGIKWGHSLAGIVDCPTSHPLVKSSLEGARRKLARPVQPKEPLSVDTVCGIADHYISSSSLAVIRFLFILLVGFAGFFRMDEIRNFSVNDVSICSEYMSVFVPKRKNDQYREGHTSLLARSHKATCPVSITERLLKLLPLSSESSSPLVRRIVKSKSKEYFHVSKGISYTTLREEFRKYVKPFVNDIAKYGTHSIKSGAASNPARNNISADLLDMHAGWKCATSKHRYIKRSVNDRLKVSRSIAL; this is encoded by the exons TGTGGAGATTTTGGTCATTTGAGCTCGACTTGCACAAAACCTACGGACAC TAGCGACGAATTTAGTGTTAAAGGCGGTAGCAATGGCGTCAAAGGTCGCTTGAAGTCCTCGTTTAATTTCTGGGTTGAAACTTTAGATGCTTCAGATTTTGTACTTGACATGATTAGGCGTGGTTATAGGTTACCATTTGCCGAGTATCCCTCTCAGTGCTTTCTAAAGAATAACAGATCTGCGCTTCAGCATCCAGGCTTTGTGGCCGAAGCAATTACTGAGCTTCTTAGTAATGGTTGCATTGTTGAGCACTACGTTCCTCCGTTCTGTGTGAATCCCTTAACAGTTGCGGAAGGAAAGAAGTTGCGTCTTGTTATTGATCTTAGGCATGTCAACAGTTATTTAGTTAAACCCAAATTCAAATATGAAGACTTGCGCTCATTATCTCAAGTTCTAGATGAAGGACACTGTTTTTTCACGTTGGACCTTAGGTCAGGCTACCATCATCTTGATAGTTGTCCTGATCACCAAAAGTATCTAGGTTTTGCTTGGCCTTTTTCCGGTGTT ACGACGGTTTCGGTAGTCAACAAATGTTTGCCTTACGGGTTGATTTTAGGTGAGATTTTTGTCATCTTTGTTTGCCATgcatgtttcttttatttcagctCTACTCCTCAGCTTGTCATTGCTCATCTTTCAGTTTCGTCTCACTTTG aCGTTCTACAATCGGGGATTTGGCGTGAAGCAAACTCTTTGGTCGATCCATCTTTGCGTAGGCTTGTTCCGAACCTTCTCCATTTACAGTTGGAGTCCAGGGCTCCTTCCACCGTGCAGAAATACAGATCCGGGTGGCAGAGGTGGCGTCAGTGGGCAGCTTCTAAGGTTGCCGTTCAAATTATTCCAGCAAAGCCTCTGCATGTTGCGCTCTTTATTAGCGAGCTTACTGTAATCTCAGTTAGCAATAACACGGGGATATCTTCTATAGAGTCAGTTCTTTACGGCATTAAGTGGGGTCATAGTCTGGCCGGGATTGTGGATTGCCCTACTAGTCACCCCCTTGTTAAGTCATCCTTAGAGGGCGCTAGAAGGAAGCTTGCACGTCCAGTTCAGCCCAAAGAGCCTTTATCCGTTGACACAGTTTGTGGGATCGCTGATCATTATATTTCTAGTAGTTCTCTCGCTgttattcgttttcttttcattctctTGGTCGGCTTTGCTGGGTTTTTCCGTATGGACGAAATTCGTAATTTTTCTGTTAATGATGTCTCTATTTGCAGTGAATACATGTCAGTTTTCGTTCCGAAACGCAAGAATGATCAGTATAGGGAGGGGCATACATCCCTCCTGGCAAGGTCTCATAAGGCTACTTGCCCAGTTTCTATTACCGAGCGGTTACTCAAGCTTCTTCCTTTATCTAGTGAGTCATCCTCCCCACTCGTTAGGCGAATTGTTAAATCCAAGTCTAAGGAGTATTTTCATGTTTCTAAAGGCATTTCTTACACGACACTTAGAGAGGAATTTAGGAAATACGTTAAGCCATTTGTAAACGACATTGCAAAGTACGGCACGCACAGTATCAAATCCGGCGCCGCATCAAATCCTGCGCGTAACAATATATCCGCTGATCTGCTGGACATGCATGCCGGCTGGAAATGTGCCACTTCGAAGCACAGATACATTAAGCGCTCTGTTAATGATCGCTTAAAAGTTTCTCGATCTATTGCTCTTTAG